A section of the Nitrospinaceae bacterium genome encodes:
- a CDS encoding acyl-CoA dehydrogenase, protein MNEPATPLPFDFTEPQKMLRKMVRELSERHIAPRAAEIDETEEYPEDIYQLLKEHQLLGIFFSEEYGGGGMGFTGGCIAIEEMARFCSNSPIFLVLNMLSSRVIDLSGTPAQKKKYMTGLAKGELRGSYALTEPHAGSDAGNIRTQASLEGDEWVINGQKCFITGADKADFLTVAAKTDPSAGTRGITYFLVPTDTPGFSVGRHERKMGMRGISTCELFFENVAVPKENQIGELNRGFRSAMLGFNQMRPAIGVRAVGLAQGVLDYALTYSKEREAFGKPISHHQAVQFMLADMFMDIEAARLLVYRAAALVDAGKIGKENARYFSTAKTFAADMAMKAAVDGVQILGGAGYMKDHPMERFMRDAKQIQIVEGTSQIQRMIIARNLLDL, encoded by the coding sequence ATGAACGAGCCAGCCACTCCCCTTCCCTTTGATTTCACCGAGCCCCAGAAAATGCTCCGCAAGATGGTGCGCGAGCTATCAGAGCGACACATTGCCCCTCGCGCGGCCGAAATTGATGAGACCGAAGAATATCCCGAGGATATTTACCAACTTTTAAAAGAGCACCAGCTTCTCGGCATCTTTTTTTCCGAAGAATACGGCGGCGGCGGCATGGGTTTTACCGGCGGTTGCATCGCCATCGAGGAGATGGCTCGCTTTTGCTCGAACAGTCCAATCTTCCTTGTCCTCAACATGCTCTCAAGCCGCGTCATCGACCTGAGCGGCACCCCTGCGCAGAAGAAAAAATACATGACCGGCCTTGCCAAGGGCGAGCTTCGAGGCTCCTACGCCCTCACCGAGCCCCACGCCGGCTCTGATGCCGGCAACATCCGCACCCAGGCCAGCCTTGAGGGTGACGAGTGGGTCATCAACGGCCAAAAATGCTTCATCACCGGCGCCGACAAAGCCGACTTTCTCACCGTCGCCGCCAAGACAGATCCTTCGGCCGGCACCCGGGGCATCACCTATTTTCTCGTTCCCACCGACACGCCCGGCTTCAGCGTCGGCCGCCACGAGCGCAAGATGGGCATGCGGGGCATCTCCACCTGCGAGCTTTTCTTTGAAAACGTGGCCGTCCCAAAAGAGAACCAAATTGGCGAGCTTAACCGGGGCTTTCGCTCCGCCATGCTCGGCTTCAATCAGATGCGCCCGGCCATCGGCGTTCGCGCCGTCGGGCTCGCCCAAGGTGTTCTCGACTACGCCCTCACCTACAGCAAAGAGCGCGAGGCCTTTGGCAAGCCCATCTCCCACCACCAGGCCGTCCAGTTCATGCTCGCCGACATGTTCATGGACATCGAGGCGGCGCGGCTCTTGGTCTACCGCGCGGCAGCTTTGGTGGACGCTGGCAAGATCGGCAAGGAGAACGCCCGCTACTTTTCCACAGCCAAGACCTTCGCCGCCGACATGGCGATGAAGGCTGCGGTCGATGGCGTGCAAATCCTCGGCGGGGCTGGCTACATGAAAGACCACCCCATGGAGCGCTTCATGCGCGATGCCAAGCAGATCCAAATCG
- the aroF gene encoding 3-deoxy-7-phosphoheptulonate synthase: MIVVMKTGATEEEIQGAVKRVKELGCTEHIMRGVERTVIAALGDERGKNMEESLQVLAGVENVMPVLKPFQLASNEGRPERSIVDVKGVKFGGSEVVVVAGPCSIESREQILESADAVKAGGGHVLRGGAFKPRTSPYSFQGMAEEGLKLLAEARDRTGLPIQTEVMDTADLDLCADYADILQIGARNVQNFSLLKKVGQVKNAVFLKRGLSTTIEEYLMSAEYVMSQGNPNVILCERGIRTFDTALRNTLDISAVPVLKELTHLPVTIDPSHACGVWRFVGDLSKAAVAIGADGLMIEVHPDPANAMSDGPQMLKPKKFAQLMKDLKPFALAAGRTI, from the coding sequence ATGATAGTCGTAATGAAAACAGGTGCCACCGAAGAGGAAATTCAAGGGGCAGTCAAACGCGTCAAGGAGCTTGGCTGCACCGAACACATTATGCGCGGGGTCGAGCGAACGGTAATAGCTGCCCTGGGCGATGAGCGTGGCAAGAATATGGAAGAGTCGCTTCAAGTTTTGGCCGGCGTTGAGAACGTCATGCCGGTTCTTAAGCCCTTTCAGCTTGCCAGCAACGAGGGGCGGCCCGAGCGCAGCATCGTTGATGTCAAAGGCGTCAAATTCGGAGGCTCCGAGGTTGTCGTCGTAGCCGGGCCCTGCTCGATTGAGAGCCGCGAGCAAATTCTAGAGTCTGCCGACGCAGTTAAGGCCGGTGGTGGCCATGTACTCAGGGGCGGCGCCTTCAAGCCCCGGACCTCGCCCTACAGCTTTCAAGGCATGGCAGAGGAGGGGCTCAAACTCCTCGCCGAGGCTCGCGATAGGACGGGTCTCCCGATTCAGACCGAGGTGATGGACACGGCAGATCTCGATCTGTGTGCCGACTATGCCGATATCCTTCAAATTGGCGCGCGCAACGTACAAAATTTCTCCTTGCTCAAAAAAGTGGGTCAGGTCAAGAACGCCGTATTCTTGAAGCGTGGCCTCTCGACCACCATCGAGGAATATCTCATGTCGGCCGAATACGTCATGAGCCAGGGCAACCCTAACGTTATCCTCTGCGAGCGAGGTATCCGCACTTTCGACACGGCGCTTCGCAATACGCTCGACATCAGCGCCGTGCCCGTGCTCAAGGAGTTGACCCACCTTCCGGTGACAATCGATCCGAGCCACGCCTGCGGGGTATGGCGGTTCGTGGGAGATCTGTCCAAGGCCGCTGTCGCGATAGGCGCCGATGGGCTTATGATTGAGGTGCACCCTGATCCGGCCAACGCCATGTCGGACGGGCCTCAGATGCTCAAGCCCAAGAAATTCGCCCAGCTGATGAAGGATCTCAAGCCCTTTGCGCTGGCGGCGGGCCGCACGATCTAA